From the genome of Hyperolius riggenbachi isolate aHypRig1 chromosome 9, aHypRig1.pri, whole genome shotgun sequence, one region includes:
- the FANCD2OS gene encoding FANCD2 opposite strand protein: MEQYHLWSPWTPLDENLQWLRKATLKPQATNGIKCISDKLVYELSRLLGRRPPGRHLTIKLKDYMKCTKVTWDTRGVLSPKPIYLQGLEMVFGNFITVQPPKWTGPLRISEKSAFSRVIRPLRSSHGGDADGKSCVQSVIAREATSRRRL, translated from the coding sequence ATGGAACAGTATCATCTCTGGTCACCATGGACTCCACTGGATGAAAACTTACAATGGCTGAGAAAGGCCACACTGAAACCTCAAGCAACCAATGGCATTAAGTGCATCTCAGATAAACTTGTGTATGAACTATCCCGACTTCTGGGCCGTAGGCCACCAGGCCGCCACCTGACCATCAAGCTAAAGGATTATATGAAATGTACCAAGGTGACCTGGGACACAAGAGGTGTATTGTCACCCAAACCCATCTACCTCCAGGGGCTAGAAATGGTATTTGGTAACTTCATCACGGTGCAGCCGCCGAAATGGACTGGTCCCTTGCGCATCTCTGAAAAGTCAGCTTTCTCTAGGGTCATCCGCCCCCTGAGATCCTCTCATGGGGGTGACGCAGATGGCAAGTCATGTGTGCAATCAGTTATTGCACGTGAGGCTACTTCTCGGCGCCGCCTGTAA